One genomic window of Anthonomus grandis grandis chromosome 3, icAntGran1.3, whole genome shotgun sequence includes the following:
- the LOC126734356 gene encoding RNA-binding protein 1-like, whose amino-acid sequence MSRYREWDLSCKVYVGNLGSSASKHEIENAFSKYGPLRNVWVARNPPGFAFVEYEDPRDADDAVRGLDGTRCGGARIRVEMSSGRSRRGGGGRRRDRYSPRDRSRSPRRDRSRSRDRSRDRSRDRSRDRDRDRRSDSRDRRSDSRDRR is encoded by the exons ATGTCCCGCTATCGTGAATGGGACCTTTCTTGTAAGGTTTATGTAGGTAATTTGGGTTCTTCAGCAAGCAAACATGAAATAGAGAACGCGTTCAGCAAATATGGTCCTCTGAGGAATGTTTGGGTTGCCCGAAACCCGCCTGGGTTTGCATTTGTTGAGTATGAAGATCCAAGGGACGCTGATGATGCAGTCAGAGGCCTTGATGGGAC TCGTTGTGGTGGAGCAAGAATCCGGGTTGAAATGTCCAGTGGTAGATCTAGGAGGGGCGGTGGAGGCAGAAGGAGAGATAGGTACTCGCCCAGGGATcg ATCTCGTAGTCCAAGAAGGGATAGATCCAGGTCACGTGACAGATCCCGCGATAGATCTAGGGACAGATCACGAGACCGTGACCGTGATCGCAGGTCCGACTCGAGGGACCGCAGGAGCGATTCACGTGATAGACGTTAA